A region of Ovis canadensis isolate MfBH-ARS-UI-01 breed Bighorn chromosome 19, ARS-UI_OviCan_v2, whole genome shotgun sequence DNA encodes the following proteins:
- the SCAP gene encoding sterol regulatory element-binding protein cleavage-activating protein isoform X1: MTLTERLREKISQAFYNHGLFCASYPIPIILFTGLCILACCYPLLKLPLPGTGPVEFTTPVKDYSPPPLTSDHKPGEPNEQPEWYVGPPVAYIQQIFVKSSVSPWHKNLLAVDVFRSPLSRAFQLVEEIRNHVLKDSSGTRSLEDVCLQVTDLLPGLRKLRNLLPEHGCLLLSPGNFWQNDRERFHADPDIIRTIHQHEPKTLQTSATLKDLLFGVPGKYSGVSLYTRKRLVSYTITLVFQHYHAKFLGSLRARLMLLHPSPNCSLRAESLVHVHFKEEIGIAELIPLVTTYIILFAYIYFSTRKIDMVKSKWGLALAAVVTVLSSLLMSVGLCTLFGLTPTLNGGEIFPYLVVVIGLENVLVLTKSVVSTPVDLEVKLRIAQGLSSESWSIMKNMATELGIVLIGYFTLVPAIQEFCLFAVVGLVSDFFLQMLFFTTVLSIDIRRMELADLNKRLPPEACLPPAKPVGRPTRFERQPTVRPSMPHTITLQPSSFRNLRLPKRLRVIYFLARTRLAQRLIMAGTVVWIGILVYTDPAGLRTYLAAQVTEQSPLGEGALAPLPVPSGVLPASHPDPAFSIFPPDASKLPENQTLPGEPPEPGGPAEGIHDSPAPEVTWGPEDEELWRKLSFRHWPTLFSYYNITLAKRYVSLLPVIPVTLRLNPREALEGRHPQDGRSTWPPPRPGQGGLWEAGPKGPGTAQAHRDLTLYKVAALGLASGIVLVLLLLCLYRVLCPRNYGQPGAGPGRRRRGELPCDDYGYEPPETEIVPLVLRGHLMDIECLASDGMLLVSCCLAGHVCVWDAQTGDCLTRIPHPGRQRRDSGVGSGLETQETWERLSDGGKGGPEEPGDSPPLRHRPRGPPPPALFGDQPDLTCLIDTNFSARPQLPEPAQPEPRYRAGRRAQDSSGYDFSRLVQRVYQEGSMAPVHTPALRPPSPGPTFPPAPEDEAGFPSEKSCPSFAWAPSADGSIWSLELQGSLIVVGRSSGRLEVWDAIEGTLRCSSEEVSSGITALVFLDKRIVAARLNGSLDFFSLETHAALSPLQFRGAPGRGSSPVSPVCSSSDRVACHLTHTVPCAHQKPITALKAAAGRLVTGSQDHTLRVFRLEDSCCLFTLQGHSGAITTVYIDQTMVLASGGQDGAICLWDVLTGSRVSHMFAHRGDVTSLTCTTSCVISSGLDDLISIWDRSTGIKLYSIQQDLGCGASLGVISDNLLVTGGQGCVSFWDLNYGDLLQTVYLGKNSEAQPARQILVLDNAAIVCNFGSELSLVYVPSVLEKLD, from the exons CTACCCTCTGCTGAAGCTGCCCTTGCCAGGAACAGGACCCGTGGAATTCACCACTCCTGTGAAAGATTACTCACCCCCACCTCTGACCTCTGACCACAAGCCTGGAGAGCCCAATGAGCAGCCAGAATGG TATGTGGGGCCCCCGGTGGCTTATATCCAGCAGATATTTGTgaagtcttctgtgtctccctgGCACAAGAACCTCCTAGCAGTAGATGTGTTCCGCTCACCTCTCTCAAGGGCGTTCCAGCTGGTGGAGGAGATTCGGAACCACGTGCTGAAAGACAG CTCCGGGACCAGAAGCCTAGAGGACGTGTGCCTGCAGGTGACTGACCTGCTGCCAGGCCTCAGGAAGCTCCGCAACCTTCTGCCCGAGCATGGATGCCTGCTGCTGTCCCCGGGGAACTTCTGGCAGAATGACAGGGAGCGCTTCCACGCAGACCCCGACATCATCAGGACCATCCACCAGCACGAGCCCAAAACCCTGCAGACCTCGGCCACACTCAAAG ACCTGCTGTTCGGCGTCCCTGGGAAGTACAGCGGGGTGAGCCTGTACACCAGGAAGCGGCTGGTCTCATACACCATCACCCTGGTCTTCCAGCACTACCACGCCAA gtTCCTGGGCAGCCTGCGGGCCCGCCTGATGCTCCTGCACCCCAGCCCCAACTGCAGCCTCAGGGCAGAGAGCCTGGTCCATGTGCACTTCAAGGAGGAGATTGGCATCGCTGAGCTCATCCCCCTGGTGACCACCTACATCATCCTGTTTGCCTACATCTACTTCTCCACAC gcaagatcgACATGGTCAAGTCCAAGTGGGGCCTGGCTCTGGCTGCTGTGGTCACGGTGCTCAGCTCGCTGCTCATGTCTGTGGGGCTCTGCACACTCTTCGGCCTGACGCCCACCCTCAATGGCGG GGAGATCTTCCCCTACCTGGTGGTGGTCATTGGGCTGGAGAACGTGCTGGTGCTCACCAAGTCCGTCGTCTCCACCCCGGTGGACCTCGAGGTGAAGCTGCGCATCGCCCAAG GCCTGAGCAGTGAGAGCTGGTCCATCATGAAGAACATGGCCACAGAGCTGGGCATCGTCCTCATTGGCTACTTCACCCTCGTGCCTGCCATCCAG gagttttgcctttttgccgtCGTGGGCCTGGTGTCTGACTTCTTCCTTCAGATGCTGTTTTTCACCACTGTCCTGTCCATTGACATTCGCCGGATGGAG CTGGCGGACCTGAACAAGCGGCTGCCCCCTGAGGCCTGCCTGCCCCCAGCCAAGCCGGTGGGGCGGCCAACGCGCTTTGAGCGGCAGCCGACTGTGCGGCCGTCCATGCCCCACACCATCACGCTGCAGCCGTCCTCCTTCCGCAACCTGCGTCTCCCCAAGCGGCTGCGTGTCATCTACTTCCTGGCCCGAACCCGCCTGGCACAGCGCCTCATCATG GCTGGCACGGTGGTCTGGATCGGCATCCTTGTGTACACGGACCCAGCTGGGCTGCGCACCTACCTGGCCGCCCAGGTAACGGAGCAGAGCCCGCTGGGTGAGGGtgccctggctcctctgcctgtgcccAGTGGCGTGCTGCCTGCCAGCCACCCGGACCCTGCCTTTTCCATCTTCCCGCCGGACGCCTCCAAGTTACCCGAGAATCAGACATTGCCAGGGGAGCCGCCTGAGCCCGGGGGTCCAGCCGAGGGCATCCATGACAGCCCGGCCCCAGAGGTCACCTGGGGGCCCGAAGACGAGGAGCTCTGGAGGAAACTGTCCTTCCGCCACTGGCCCACGCTCTTCAGCTATTACAACATCACACTGGCCAAGAG GTACGTCAGCCTGCTGCCTGTCATCCCCGTCACGCTCCGCTTGAACCCGCGAGAGGCTCTGGAGGGCCGGCACCCTCAGGACGGCCGGAGCACCtggcccccgccccggcccgggcagggtgggctctgggaggccGGCCCCAAGGGGCCAGGCACGGCGCAGGCGCACAGAGACCTCACCCTGTACAA GGTGGCGGCACTTGGCCTGGCCTCGGGCATCGtgcttgtgctgctgctgctctgcctgTACCGTGTGCTCTGCCCGCGCAACTACGGGCAGCCCGGCGCGGGGCCcggccggcggcggcggggggagCTGCCCTGCGACGACTATGGCTACGAGCCTCCCGAGACGGAGATTGTGCCCCTGGTGCTGCGCGGGCACCTCATG GACATCGAGTGTCTGGCCAGCGACGGGATGCTGCTGGTGAGCTGTTGCCTGGCAGGCCACGTGTGTGTATGGGACGCGCAGACCGGAGACTGCCTCACCCGCATCCCGCACCCGGG CAGGCAGCGGCGGGACAGCGGTGTTGGCAGTGggctggagactcaggagacctgggaaCGGCTGTCGGACGGCGGGAAGGGTGGCCcggaggagcctggggacagCCCTCCGCTGCGGCACCGGCCCCGGGGCCCTCCACCACCCGCTCTCTTTGGGGACCAGCCAGACCTCACCTGCTTGATTGACACCAACTTCTCTGCGCGACCACAGCTCCCCGAGCCGGCTCAGCCTGAGCCCCGGTACCGGGCAGGCCGCCGCGCTCAAGACTCCTCAGGCTACGACTTCAGCCGCCTGGTGCAGCGCGTGTACCAGGAGGGGAGCATGGCTCCCGTGCACACGCCAGCCCTGCGCCCACCCTCTCCCGGGCCTACGTTCCCCCCGGCTCCTGAGGATGAGGCTGGCTTTCCTTCCGAGAAGAGCTGCCCGTCCTTCGCCTGGGCCCCCAGCGCAGACGGCTCCATCTGGAGTCTGGAGTTGCAGGGCAGCCTCATCGTGGTGGGGCGGAGCAGTGGCCGGCTGGAG GTGTGGGACGCCATCGAGGGCACCCTGCGCTGCAGCAGTGAGGAAGTGTCGTCAGGCATCACGGCCCTCGTTTTCCTAGACAAAAG GATCGTGGCCGCCCGGCTCAATGGCTCCCTCGATTTCTTCTCTTTGGAGACCCACGCTGCCCTCAGCCCCCTGCAGTTCCGAG GGGCCCCGGGGCGGGGCAGTTCCCCCGTCTCCCCCGTCTGCAGCAGCAGTGACAGGGTGGCTTGCCACCTGACCCACACCGTGCCCTGCGCACACCAGAAGCCCATCACAGCCCTGAAGGCAGCTGCCGGGCGCCTCGTGACTGGCAGCCAGGACCACACACTGAGA GTGTTCCGTCTGGAGGATTCGTGCTGCCTCTTCACCCTGCAGGGCCACTCAGGGGCCATCACGACTGTGTATATCGACCAG ACCATGGTGCTGGCCAGCGGAGGCCAAGATGGGGCCATCTGCCTGTGGGACGTGCTGACCGGCAGCCGGGTCAGCCACATGTTCGCTCACCGTGGGGATGTCACCTCCCTCACCTGCACCACCTCATGTGTCATCAGCAGTGGCCTGGACGACCTCATCAGCATCTGGGACCGCAGCACAGGCATCAAGCTCTACTCCATCCAGCAG GATCTGGGCTGTGGCGCAAGCTTGGGTGTCATCTCAGACAACCTGCTGGTGACCGGCGGCCAGGGCTGTGTTTCCTTTTGGGACCTGAACTACGGGGACCTGTTACAGACAGTCTACCTGGGCAAGAACAGCGAGGCCCAGCCGGCCCGCCAGATCCTGGTGCTGGACAACGCTGCCATTGTCTGCAACTTTGGCAGCGAGCTCAGCCTGGTGTACGTGCCCTCTGTGCTGGAGAAGCTGGACTGA
- the SCAP gene encoding sterol regulatory element-binding protein cleavage-activating protein isoform X2, whose product MTLTERLREKISQAFYNHGLFCASYPIPIILFTGLCILACCYPLLKLPLPGTGPVEFTTPVKDYSPPPLTSDHKPGEPNEQPEWYVGPPVAYIQQIFVKSSVSPWHKNLLAVDVFRSPLSRAFQLVEEIRNHVLKDSSGTRSLEDVCLQVTDLLPGLRKLRNLLPEHGCLLLSPGNFWQNDRERFHADPDIIRTIHQHEPKTLQTSATLKDLLFGVPGKYSGVSLYTRKRLVSYTITLVFQHYHAKFLGSLRARLMLLHPSPNCSLRAESLVHVHFKEEIGIAELIPLVTTYIILFAYIYFSTRKIDMVKSKWGLALAAVVTVLSSLLMSVGLCTLFGLTPTLNGGEIFPYLVVVIGLENVLVLTKSVVSTPVDLEVKLRIAQGLSSESWSIMKNMATELGIVLIGYFTLVPAIQEFCLFAVVGLVSDFFLQMLFFTTVLSIDIRRMELADLNKRLPPEACLPPAKPVGRPTRFERQPTVRPSMPHTITLQPSSFRNLRLPKRLRVIYFLARTRLAQRLIMAGTVVWIGILVYTDPAGLRTYLAAQVTEQSPLGEGALAPLPVPSGVLPASHPDPAFSIFPPDASKLPENQTLPGEPPEPGGPAEGIHDSPAPEVTWGPEDEELWRKLSFRHWPTLFSYYNITLAKRYVSLLPVIPVTLRLNPREALEGRHPQDGRSTWPPPRPGQGGLWEAGPKGPGTAQAHRDLTLYKVAALGLASGIVLVLLLLCLYRVLCPRNYGQPGAGPGRRRRGELPCDDYGYEPPETEIVPLVLRGHLMDIECLASDGMLLVSCCLAGHVCVWDAQTGDCLTRIPHPGQRRDSGVGSGLETQETWERLSDGGKGGPEEPGDSPPLRHRPRGPPPPALFGDQPDLTCLIDTNFSARPQLPEPAQPEPRYRAGRRAQDSSGYDFSRLVQRVYQEGSMAPVHTPALRPPSPGPTFPPAPEDEAGFPSEKSCPSFAWAPSADGSIWSLELQGSLIVVGRSSGRLEVWDAIEGTLRCSSEEVSSGITALVFLDKRIVAARLNGSLDFFSLETHAALSPLQFRGAPGRGSSPVSPVCSSSDRVACHLTHTVPCAHQKPITALKAAAGRLVTGSQDHTLRVFRLEDSCCLFTLQGHSGAITTVYIDQTMVLASGGQDGAICLWDVLTGSRVSHMFAHRGDVTSLTCTTSCVISSGLDDLISIWDRSTGIKLYSIQQDLGCGASLGVISDNLLVTGGQGCVSFWDLNYGDLLQTVYLGKNSEAQPARQILVLDNAAIVCNFGSELSLVYVPSVLEKLD is encoded by the exons CTACCCTCTGCTGAAGCTGCCCTTGCCAGGAACAGGACCCGTGGAATTCACCACTCCTGTGAAAGATTACTCACCCCCACCTCTGACCTCTGACCACAAGCCTGGAGAGCCCAATGAGCAGCCAGAATGG TATGTGGGGCCCCCGGTGGCTTATATCCAGCAGATATTTGTgaagtcttctgtgtctccctgGCACAAGAACCTCCTAGCAGTAGATGTGTTCCGCTCACCTCTCTCAAGGGCGTTCCAGCTGGTGGAGGAGATTCGGAACCACGTGCTGAAAGACAG CTCCGGGACCAGAAGCCTAGAGGACGTGTGCCTGCAGGTGACTGACCTGCTGCCAGGCCTCAGGAAGCTCCGCAACCTTCTGCCCGAGCATGGATGCCTGCTGCTGTCCCCGGGGAACTTCTGGCAGAATGACAGGGAGCGCTTCCACGCAGACCCCGACATCATCAGGACCATCCACCAGCACGAGCCCAAAACCCTGCAGACCTCGGCCACACTCAAAG ACCTGCTGTTCGGCGTCCCTGGGAAGTACAGCGGGGTGAGCCTGTACACCAGGAAGCGGCTGGTCTCATACACCATCACCCTGGTCTTCCAGCACTACCACGCCAA gtTCCTGGGCAGCCTGCGGGCCCGCCTGATGCTCCTGCACCCCAGCCCCAACTGCAGCCTCAGGGCAGAGAGCCTGGTCCATGTGCACTTCAAGGAGGAGATTGGCATCGCTGAGCTCATCCCCCTGGTGACCACCTACATCATCCTGTTTGCCTACATCTACTTCTCCACAC gcaagatcgACATGGTCAAGTCCAAGTGGGGCCTGGCTCTGGCTGCTGTGGTCACGGTGCTCAGCTCGCTGCTCATGTCTGTGGGGCTCTGCACACTCTTCGGCCTGACGCCCACCCTCAATGGCGG GGAGATCTTCCCCTACCTGGTGGTGGTCATTGGGCTGGAGAACGTGCTGGTGCTCACCAAGTCCGTCGTCTCCACCCCGGTGGACCTCGAGGTGAAGCTGCGCATCGCCCAAG GCCTGAGCAGTGAGAGCTGGTCCATCATGAAGAACATGGCCACAGAGCTGGGCATCGTCCTCATTGGCTACTTCACCCTCGTGCCTGCCATCCAG gagttttgcctttttgccgtCGTGGGCCTGGTGTCTGACTTCTTCCTTCAGATGCTGTTTTTCACCACTGTCCTGTCCATTGACATTCGCCGGATGGAG CTGGCGGACCTGAACAAGCGGCTGCCCCCTGAGGCCTGCCTGCCCCCAGCCAAGCCGGTGGGGCGGCCAACGCGCTTTGAGCGGCAGCCGACTGTGCGGCCGTCCATGCCCCACACCATCACGCTGCAGCCGTCCTCCTTCCGCAACCTGCGTCTCCCCAAGCGGCTGCGTGTCATCTACTTCCTGGCCCGAACCCGCCTGGCACAGCGCCTCATCATG GCTGGCACGGTGGTCTGGATCGGCATCCTTGTGTACACGGACCCAGCTGGGCTGCGCACCTACCTGGCCGCCCAGGTAACGGAGCAGAGCCCGCTGGGTGAGGGtgccctggctcctctgcctgtgcccAGTGGCGTGCTGCCTGCCAGCCACCCGGACCCTGCCTTTTCCATCTTCCCGCCGGACGCCTCCAAGTTACCCGAGAATCAGACATTGCCAGGGGAGCCGCCTGAGCCCGGGGGTCCAGCCGAGGGCATCCATGACAGCCCGGCCCCAGAGGTCACCTGGGGGCCCGAAGACGAGGAGCTCTGGAGGAAACTGTCCTTCCGCCACTGGCCCACGCTCTTCAGCTATTACAACATCACACTGGCCAAGAG GTACGTCAGCCTGCTGCCTGTCATCCCCGTCACGCTCCGCTTGAACCCGCGAGAGGCTCTGGAGGGCCGGCACCCTCAGGACGGCCGGAGCACCtggcccccgccccggcccgggcagggtgggctctgggaggccGGCCCCAAGGGGCCAGGCACGGCGCAGGCGCACAGAGACCTCACCCTGTACAA GGTGGCGGCACTTGGCCTGGCCTCGGGCATCGtgcttgtgctgctgctgctctgcctgTACCGTGTGCTCTGCCCGCGCAACTACGGGCAGCCCGGCGCGGGGCCcggccggcggcggcggggggagCTGCCCTGCGACGACTATGGCTACGAGCCTCCCGAGACGGAGATTGTGCCCCTGGTGCTGCGCGGGCACCTCATG GACATCGAGTGTCTGGCCAGCGACGGGATGCTGCTGGTGAGCTGTTGCCTGGCAGGCCACGTGTGTGTATGGGACGCGCAGACCGGAGACTGCCTCACCCGCATCCCGCACCCGGG GCAGCGGCGGGACAGCGGTGTTGGCAGTGggctggagactcaggagacctgggaaCGGCTGTCGGACGGCGGGAAGGGTGGCCcggaggagcctggggacagCCCTCCGCTGCGGCACCGGCCCCGGGGCCCTCCACCACCCGCTCTCTTTGGGGACCAGCCAGACCTCACCTGCTTGATTGACACCAACTTCTCTGCGCGACCACAGCTCCCCGAGCCGGCTCAGCCTGAGCCCCGGTACCGGGCAGGCCGCCGCGCTCAAGACTCCTCAGGCTACGACTTCAGCCGCCTGGTGCAGCGCGTGTACCAGGAGGGGAGCATGGCTCCCGTGCACACGCCAGCCCTGCGCCCACCCTCTCCCGGGCCTACGTTCCCCCCGGCTCCTGAGGATGAGGCTGGCTTTCCTTCCGAGAAGAGCTGCCCGTCCTTCGCCTGGGCCCCCAGCGCAGACGGCTCCATCTGGAGTCTGGAGTTGCAGGGCAGCCTCATCGTGGTGGGGCGGAGCAGTGGCCGGCTGGAG GTGTGGGACGCCATCGAGGGCACCCTGCGCTGCAGCAGTGAGGAAGTGTCGTCAGGCATCACGGCCCTCGTTTTCCTAGACAAAAG GATCGTGGCCGCCCGGCTCAATGGCTCCCTCGATTTCTTCTCTTTGGAGACCCACGCTGCCCTCAGCCCCCTGCAGTTCCGAG GGGCCCCGGGGCGGGGCAGTTCCCCCGTCTCCCCCGTCTGCAGCAGCAGTGACAGGGTGGCTTGCCACCTGACCCACACCGTGCCCTGCGCACACCAGAAGCCCATCACAGCCCTGAAGGCAGCTGCCGGGCGCCTCGTGACTGGCAGCCAGGACCACACACTGAGA GTGTTCCGTCTGGAGGATTCGTGCTGCCTCTTCACCCTGCAGGGCCACTCAGGGGCCATCACGACTGTGTATATCGACCAG ACCATGGTGCTGGCCAGCGGAGGCCAAGATGGGGCCATCTGCCTGTGGGACGTGCTGACCGGCAGCCGGGTCAGCCACATGTTCGCTCACCGTGGGGATGTCACCTCCCTCACCTGCACCACCTCATGTGTCATCAGCAGTGGCCTGGACGACCTCATCAGCATCTGGGACCGCAGCACAGGCATCAAGCTCTACTCCATCCAGCAG GATCTGGGCTGTGGCGCAAGCTTGGGTGTCATCTCAGACAACCTGCTGGTGACCGGCGGCCAGGGCTGTGTTTCCTTTTGGGACCTGAACTACGGGGACCTGTTACAGACAGTCTACCTGGGCAAGAACAGCGAGGCCCAGCCGGCCCGCCAGATCCTGGTGCTGGACAACGCTGCCATTGTCTGCAACTTTGGCAGCGAGCTCAGCCTGGTGTACGTGCCCTCTGTGCTGGAGAAGCTGGACTGA